ATAGGAATCTAAAGgtgtagctgctgtggaaaacagatgGAGCAACCACCATACTGGTggtggctgcacaacaatgtgaatgaactTAATGCCACTGGATTGCAGAGTTACACATGATTAACATGGTAAATTTCGtcgtatgtatattttaaaacactcacacacacacagccatgaTTTCTGACTTAAGctgttctttttattatcttgGTTCAACTCCCTTCTGCATTCCTATCAAaagttctttaaattttcttttcctttcccaaacGCTCTAGTCATTCCATAGCTTTATCAGTTTCAGTTACTTTCTTTCCCtatctcattaaagaaaaaaaagaaaagaatatgatttTGTACTTCAACTTTTCATCATCCGCTAAACTTCAGGCTTAAGTGCCTTTTCACCCTTCTTTCTGCTCCCTGTCCTTTTATCCCCAGCTTCCATTTTCTCTAGAATCTTCCTCCATCAATAACACACTTTTTCTAAATGAATCTCGCTATCTCTAGTGGAGCCCTCTCCTGGCATAAATACACTGAAACTCTCATTCTtaagcaagcaaacaaatcaCTTTCTTCTAGTCTCTCAATGCATATAAACTTCTTTTGACATTCAAGTTGCTGAGAGTCTAGACTCCATATTTCTCCTTGTTCACCCATTGCAGTGTGGCTTCTTCCTCAGTATTTTCATGGCACGGTTTCTCTGGAGTTCCTTATTGACTTTGTGAGTTCCTAATCCAGTAAATGTTTCCAGGGATCGCATCTGAACAAAGGATTCTTCTTGTGTGATCTGCAGACCCTGGGCGTTCCCCAGACCACAGAGTCAGAACCGGTTTCACAAGAACCCACGACATTATTTGCCTTTCCCATTGTGTTGATATTCATACTGTGTTGCAAAAGCCATGGTTTCTGAAACTGCTGGCAATTTAGCATGAATCAAGGCTGTAGCCCCAAACCATATTTGCACATGGATTCTCcagtgcccccctccccccccacaccATTTTCAACTAATGTCCTTTATGaatcagtaaaaatatttaattgaaggTTTACTTGAATCTCTCCTATCAGTACACATCATTTAAAATTAGGCGAGCTGAAACTGGAAGGATGTATAATgcatcttttaagtttttttcctaAGTATGGGATTAttctaaaaacagattttattaaaCAGTGTTCCCCCTCACATCTTTCCAAAGACAATAGTTACTATGTGTGCTTTATACAAATCTTCTCCTCTACCTCATTCTTTATCAATTtgattgaggtgtaatttacatgaAAGCATAAAGCACTTGGCTGGGGCCCCATCTTCTCCACGTTCTTCTGAGTGCAAGTCAGTGCTCGCATCTCTCATCTGGAGGCATTTGTCCTCCACACATCGCATCATAAAAGTACAATGTTTTTGACAAATAAGCACCTCTTTGACCACCACCTAATCAAGTTGTCAAGCACTCATTGCAACCAGAAGTTTTCCTTGGACTCTTTTACCATCGATTCCCTCCCCAAATCCAGCCTTGGGAAACCCCTAATCAGCTTTCTGTTGTCACAAGTTTGTTACCATgagttagttttgcctgttctaggaCATCATATAAGTAGAGTTACCTAATATGGACTCTTTCTGTCCAGCTCCTTTTGAACAGTGTAAAGAGGAACTGTCTGTTCTGCAGTTAGTGTGGGATATGGAGTCGTTCTAGACATGATTTGAGCTAAGCTTGAATTTTGGTGTTGCCATGGTTGCCTTCAGTGTGGTCCTGGCTTTAATTCCTTAGTGTTACCTCGTGTAGGGTAGAGGCCTGATTGCTGGATGCTTTTCCCCATGTTCTTGCTCCACCCTTGGCTATCAGCCGTTCTTATGCACCTTGGCCTCAGAGGGGGCCTTTCTGCCTGCTTGGTACTTGCGGGGCTAGCCTGGGTTGAAGGGAAAGGGAAttgttctgtctctctcctgAGGCAGGAGACATCTCCTGGTTGGGGCCTGGGAGAATTTCACGAAGCCCCCAAGGAGAAGAGAGTGTTTACTTTTTCCCTTACTCAGTCATATGAAATCATCACCTCCGCCACGGGAGTAACAGGGTTACTGCCATGTCTCAGCGGCTCAGGACATTTGTTTCTTGGGGAGAAGAATCAGGTGGGGCTTCTTGCCTTTTCTGCCTTGGccaccccttccctcctccagtcCGACACCACTGAGGGTGCCCTGCCTCTAGTCTTTCTCTTGAACACCCAAGGAATCTCTGTGTACTTGCCCTGTGTCTGCAGCTCCCAGGGTTCTATACACTTGTGCTACCTTCATTTGACCTTCAGCACTGGTCTGTGGCTCTGTGTCCTTTGTGTTCTGCCCCAGGCAAGTCAGTGctcctgtgtgtctcttcctGTAGGGACTtgtcttttcttaaatttcaggttgggtggtggcagtggaaCTGCGGCCTTCTGATGGCTTCAAGAATTTGTGTATTATCCAGATTTTTCTGTTAGAGTGGAGCAGCACTCTTCCAGCTTTCTCCATCACAGCAGAAGCTGGAAGTTGTGTGACTCCTTGGGTGACCCatctcctctgtgctcctgagGTGGATCAGGTCCAGGAAGCCACGTGCTGCTGACTTGGTGTGCTGAGGTCCTGTGCCAGTTATTTCCAGAGAAGGCACATTGTTTTCTGTATTCAGGGTGAAGTTCTTTCCTATAAGACGTGTActttctctgagctttctgaAATCTGCTGCTGCTGAGCCCTCTTGTCTCTCTTCTTGCTTGTCCCTGCTCTTTCCCCAGGGCCTCCTGCTCACCCCCAGCTGCTTTCACCTTTGGTAGCCTTGCCATGAATCATGAGACCATGAATTATGGCTGGCTTCAAAGTTTCCTGAGAAagtaattcaagaaaaatatcagagatatttttatttgtttactataACTTGCAAAGGAGAACTGGGAGAAAGATACTGAAATTCAGAGCCATGTTCATGCTGAAaatcccattttaattttttcttttccttcattgacCAAGAAAGTTTCTCATCTATAGCTTGATCTGtgaacttaagaaataaaaaggagttcTTGGGGATAACTAGACATAGtttatggtatgattccatttataaatcaATACCTTGACATCCCACAGTTGAAGTATGGAAATCAGACACTTCTGGGTTTGAGTCATGTGAAACCTTCCTTCAGGAAGTATTGTATGCCCTTCCCAAATTGTCTTACCCAATCCAGTTCTCCAAGAGTGCCTGATGACCCTGATTCATACTACCACCTATGTTTTAATGATGTTTTCTGTTAAATGAGTCTCCACTAGTAACTGTAGTCATCTTTGCATGCTCAGCATCTAGCTCAATGTCTGGAAATGCAAGTGCTCAAAAGTCCGATCAGTTCCTGGTTCCCCCACATCTTATATCCAGTGACCTATCCATACACTTATTGGGGGAGCAAGGAGAGAGCATCTAATGGCATGTTATTCAAGGAAGAATATGTGTCCTAAAGAAAGTGGAAATGTTTAATTCCAACATAATCTGTGAGGCATGAACTGCAGTGCAATCAGCGCTCGGCTTGTTGACCATGGCCAAAGGGCAGTGATCTGAGAATGGATACCCCCGGCCTGTGCAGTCAGTGCTTTCTGAGGATGACAGATCAGTGCCTGAGTGGGCAGCATCAGATGTAACATTAAATTGATCAACCTGGTGGAGCGAAGGAAGGAAGGTGAAGAACACCAGGATGGGAGTCAGGAAGCTGGAGTTTctatcccagctctgccatgacCTAATTATGATCTCAAGAGTGGCAGTTAATTTCTTGggggattttgtctttttcactgcTTAAATGAAGAAGATGGTATAAGCGATCTCTATTATCACTGCTAACATTATAGTGGTGGCTACTCCTTATGAAATGATCCACTTCCtaattataatagaaaataaataattcagattcAAAGAAGGAATTATGGTCCAATATTTAAGCATCAAAAACCAATTTTGTTCATGTCCACGTCTAAATCCTCCTCCTGTGTGCAAACTTTAGAGTTAGtcaaactgaaaagaaatctgGGCTTTGGGAATAGACATATGGTTTTAGGTGGTTTAGttcatctttctgagcctcagtttcatcttcttttttaggaagattgaccctgacctaacttctgttggcaatcttcctctttttacttgaggaagcttgttgctgagctaacatttgtcccaattttcctctgttttatgtgggatgccgccacagcgtgcctggatgagcagtgctatatccgcgcccaggatccaaacctgcgagcactgggcagctgaagtggagtgtgcgaacctaacaactacaccatggggctggctgcttggtttctttattttaaaagttggttTTCTAAGAGTAACTTCTTTATTGAGCTATGTGAGGATAAATAGAGTATGTGGTTATTAAAGAATCAGGAACAAGGTATGTGTCCAATGATGTTATCTGCTGTTTTCTTTGCCATCACTATCATATCACcatgaccaccaccaccaatatcgtcatcatcatcatcaccatcatcaacagCGGCGTTCTCTAACTTTGCTTGGAAACCAAATCATGGCCATTCCATCCTTAGGCCTCATATTAGAATCTGAGCTGTCATTTTCTCAGTTCCAAAATTTTGGTGGATTCCAGGTCAGAGAggcatttttctccctctttgatTTATGTCTCATGTCAGTATTTGGATTGAGTGTTCCAGGAAGTTGTACACCAATGTTTGCATTAAGCCCATCAAAGGTATTCAAAAATTCTGGCTCCTCAGCTTGCACACACCAATCCTCTGGAgtttgaaaatattcacttacaATCCTATACTTCTGATGCATTCGGCATCTCCAAGCAGATTTTATCTCATTGAGCCACACTCAAATTCTGTCACTACAGGATGTGACAGCAGAATAACTGGTTTCAAAATTGACATATGAACTAACTTCCTTTCTGTGCCCCCCTCTGGGGGTTATCAGAAGGTCCCAGGACCTCTGAGCTCTTATCGAGCTCTCTGTATTTGTACAGATGTGTATTTGGAATATGGGGGCTTGGGATGGAGAGGTTGACCTCCCTAGCACCACCATTTGTGCAATCCAGGATTTCCCCAGGAGAATAAGGAATCAGGGATGTCGTCATGCATGGCTTATGCGCATTGGGTTGCAGAGATCACCAGTTGTGGAAGTAGAGGGATGCCAAGATCCTGTGCAGTAGCCGCTTCAGCATTGCCTTTGAGGTCATTGATGTGTCACCCCTGGAATTGGCATAAACATCACTGCCAGGTGGTGAAAATGTAGACATTGCTCCATTTGTCATGTGCAGTTTATCTAAAGGTGAACTTCACTTTCGTCTGATCAATGTCTAACTCAGAGTGTATTAAAAAAAtgcctgcttttgtttttcttaaaaccaTTGTTAGACAAGAAATGTAGGTAAAAAAGTTCTTCTTAGGGAGAAAGCAATTGCATACTTAGTCtcaaatgaaagataaattatCTTAGGCGATCTTTTGGAATTTGATTGTTTCTGGTTTCCAGCCATTGAGCAGATAATTATCAGGAACAGAGACAATATAGTCTTAGACATTAAGATTCTAGAAGGCAAGGGCCTATCCCTGGGATAGCCCTATGCCCTGGGATAGCCATATCCTCTGGAGAatcacattcacacacacacacacacacacgcacacacagagccACTTGGGAGGGCAGAACCCTCAGTGAGTTCTGGTCTCTTATGTTTATTGCCAAATGTCTGCCTGCATTTCTGAGTTTGCCTCTTCTATGGGATCCTTAAGTTTTGTGGATTTCTAGTTTTCTGACTGCCCACTAACTCAGCTGTTTTCTGACTGATCTCAGGTACTTCCTTGTATATATTGCATCTATACTGCTACTCTTGTTCTAGACGTTGAAGTCTGCTTTGACCATCAACTTTAAGGCATTTTTCCAAGTTCCGGCCTGCTTGTGTTCTGAATTTGGTTCCCCTCTTCTGGTCTTCAGGATGattggtttatttatccatttttgtcACCCTTTATCTGAGAACCCACGGCCTAATCCAGcattgcacatagtaggtgcagAATAAATGTTCTTTGCATGGCCTACACCAGACTACATACGGTGAAGCCGATAAGCATTTTTGGATGTTTGCAATGTCTTTTGTAGTAGAAATACAaatgagttctttttttccctgcttgatctccccaaatccccccagcacatagttgtatatctcagttgcagatccttctagttgtggcatgtgggacgcagcctcaacgtggcctgatgagtggtgccatgtccgtgcccaggatccgaaccggcgaaaccctgggccgccgcagcgagcacacgaacttaacccctcagccacaggaTCGGCCCCGATAAgttcttataaaataaatgatagccCCTGTGTGACTACAGGGAATGACAcaatcatttattcttcacatagTTGCTTACCACCTGTGTGTGCTGTAGGTATACAATAGAAATGATTCTGACAGAGCCAGATGGAGCCAAGAGAGTATACCCTGAGAGTTTTccccagaagaggaaaatgtcaTTTCAAAGGGAAAGAAGGTGTCTATCCTTCCGCTTGTATGATGTAAGTGGCTTGGCTTTCATCTTTGACTATTGAAAATTGTATCAAAAAACTGAGATAAACATAGATTTCAATACCATATTTTATACAATGacatttaatggaaaaaatatctgGACATGAATTTTCTTGTTAAACTCTTTCAAATCtcaaactaattttaaatatagtcattttttttttttttgaggaagattagccctgagctaactactgccagtcctcctcttttttgctgaggaagcctggccctgagctaacatcgtgcccatctccctctactttatacgtgggacgtctaccacagcgtggcgtgccaagaggtgccatgtccgcacccgggatctgaactggctaaccccaggcagccgagaagcggaacgtgcgaacttaaccgctgcgccactgggccggcccctaaatataGTCATTTTTAACCTGTGGATCAGTAAAGACAACTTGGTAGATCACATcacaaaactttcttttttaatgtgcaGTTTCATGATGCTTCTTGCTCCATATGACAGGGATGTTTGCATATTATTTAATGTGTTTAAATGTTTATGAAGAAATTGAAGGTTGGTCAGAAGTTGGTAATAGTGAGGTTgttcttaaaaacatatttaattaaGAAGCTTTTTTCGCTCAAATGTTTCCAGAGGCAAAGTAACTATGTGTGAtttgtccagttttctttctcttcttccccttcctcctacTCTGTCCTCTTTACTGTTGcataatttacataaaacaaaattcacaCACTGTAAGCGTACAGGTCAATGACTTCTGACAAATGTaaacacctgtgtaaccaccacccgACCAAGTTGGAGAGCATTCATCTCAACCAGAAATTTCCCTCAGGCTCTGTTAGAATCAATTTCCTCTGCACCTCCTGCCCCAGGAGAGCACTAAGCAGCTTTCTGTCCTCACGGGTTGAACCTCGTATATGCGGAACTACATAATCCGTACTCCTTCTGTTCAGTTTCTTTTGCACAGAATAGTGTTTGAgaggttcctccatgttgctGCAGGATTCagtagtttcttccttttcattgctcAGTCCTATTCCACTGtttctctatccattcacctgctcaagcaaatttgaaatatttccagtgttggccattgtgaataaagTTACTATGAATTTTTGTACATAAGTCCTTCTGGAGACACACATTTTCAATTCTCATGGGTAAATATGAAGGaacggaattgctggatcatatggtaactaaaggtttagttttataagaaattttccAACTGATTTCCCCAGTGGTTGCATCCTTCATAGTctcaccagtagtgtatgagagttcttggtgctccacattctctccagcaCTTGATATggccagtctttttaattttaattttggccaCTCTAACAAGTGTGAAGAGGTATTCTGTGGGGAGAAACTTTGAAAGCATATAAATATCCattccttttaaaactttaaatttagaCATTTTATATCAGTAAGTTCTCATATTATGTTTTATTCAGTGAATTATAACTTATacctttaaaaatcaagaaacaaaatttgaatttctcttcAGTTTCTGTTACACGTGGCCCCACTGCAGGAGTAGTTGGTTCTCTGACTGGCCTAGAATATTGGGAAAGCTTTCAGGTCTCATAGCTGGATGTCAACCATCTCCTCTACCTGATATGAGTCAAATGCCTGTGAGCCTTTTTCTTAACTCGTTTGCTTTTataaagtttcttttgaaaaCCCAACTAAAATAACAAGTAGTTGAAAGTTATAGTCTAAAGACATTCTAACAATAAGTTCTTCAAACCCCAAAAACTCTATACCAGTCTTAACTTCATTGAATCATTAGAATTTAATTCACACCCATAGTGACACTCTGAGCTTATTTATCACctacaattttctattttaaactaCACTTCAAAACCCCAGGTCCTGGGCCAAACTTCTGAACCTCCAATCGTTCTCACAAACTCATTCCCATCATTTCTGTTCTTCAACCTCGTTAACTACCCCACTGCCTCTCAGTTCATCAGGCAACTGCCTCCTGCCTTGCCTTCCCTTCCCAGCCTGTTCACTGCATGGTTTACTCATGTTACCCACACTCTTGCCAGTCTGTCAGTTCCCTTGACCAAAtctcacacttaatggtgaaacatctccttcctctgctctgttcTTGGGCTGCTGGATTCTGCTGAAGAAAATTTAGAGCTTTCTCAAATCCTCCAAAATTCAAGGTTTATGTTATTAGCTGAGATTCAGGACTTATTGGGAAGGATTTTAAATGAATACAGCCCCCTAAGAAAAGCTgtgttccagaaaataaaaattgtccaCTCTTGACCTTCATATATTGACATACTTCAAGGTCACTTCACTGGGTGCTCTTATCACTTTATACTCTCTGCCTAGGACTCCATTCTTGCCTTTAGccacctttccttttttctccaatttttaaagCTACTACTTTTATTCATTAACTCTGTAAGTTTCCTGTTGCGCATCACAAGTTTAGAGCTTCAGATTATATCCTGCATCCGAGCTCCAGACTCATGTTCAAGTGCTTACTAGACAACTCCATTTGGATAtctgaaaagaaatcagaattcaACAAATGCAAACTTAAACCTGGGTTCTTATCTTCTCCCCGAAACAAAATCTTCTTCTGTCCTACTGTTTGGTTAGACCAGAAACTAtgggcatcattcttggcttctGTCTCCCATTTCTGCCATAAATAATATGTTGCCAGAATTCTATGGATTTTTACTTCCTAAATAATTCTCACAGATAACTGTTTCTCTCAGTCTCCACTCCTGACATTCTAAGTTTACTCATTAATCTCACTGTATCCATGCTGTTATTCCCTCACATCCATTTACATCTTAATAACTAGGGATATATCTTAAAGACGTAGATAAAATGATCTCATTCTCTCCTTTGGACAACAAGTGAACAAAGCTGTAatggctttccatttattttaggaTAAAATAGAAAGTTATTAAAGTGGGATACAAAGTCTTTCACGTTCTGGCATGAGCCTATGCTTCAGCCTCATCATGCCCTCTTGTATgttgaattttcttatttatgtgataatatatttctgaattttatttcctatgtATGGTGGGCCACTTTcactttgttaaaaagaaaaataaaaggaaaaagcaacaaATAATATGAATAAGTCACTTTTATGATAATGCGTTTCATAAAATCAAAAAATTTAGACATATATGTCCCTAAATATTACCTAAATTCTAGCAAATGTGGGTGCTATCTTAGTAAGTTTCATTATCAGATAAGAGTTTTGAAATAGcagatattatatttaaaaattaggagaagATAAAGTATTGAAATATTCTTTCAGCTTATCTTGAACATTTTGTGCAAAGGGAATCATCATGGGGAAATGAAGTCAGTTTACACGTGTttgtagaaagagagagatagacaGTATGCTTTCAATCATTACATTCTTGGTGATAACTataagattggaaaggaaaaagagttaAAGAGAACTAGTATTTCTGCAATCAATGTTTTGGAAGAAGTGTGAACTTCTCCCTAAGTTAGTAGCAGGTTAATTGCATCTAAGGGGAAGAGATTCTGCCCAAGAAGAGGATGCTGTTGGTCTTATTGTGCTTGATGAAGAACAGGAAAGGGTGATCACAGTGGAAACTTTCATAAATTGGTAGTGATGTTATACCAACTACTCCGCCTGTAGCAGCTGCAGCCTCCGTGCCCTCCTCATTCACCTCCACAAAGGACTTGTGTACAACTTTTGTCAACACGAGACCTTTGCTCTCTGCTATGCCCAGGAAGTTGGCTTCCCGTGTACTGAAGGCATCCACCATCCCCATGGACATCAGCACTTCCTCGAGGTTATAGCTCTCTTCCACTTTGAACCGAGGTAAATATAAAtctacttctttctccctcaTATTCTGTGAGCTTGTCCACTCTATTAGTTTCTCAGCAGTGAGTTTACCTTCAAGCTGTAACAATGGACAAAAGGAACAATGAAGTGATTCTCAGTGGACATTGAACATACCTTAACATTGGAGTGAATcatggaaacatttattttaacagtAAATGTAAGTACagaaatttttcatatatataataaactgAATCTTCTGTATAATACCTATAAACAAATGGATTCTTCTGtactgtatattatatatataaaacatatataaaacaaaagaacctttaaataaaattattttgtaagagATGAACTATATGTCTCTATTTCTTAAGCTGCCAGCCCACtccatgtttcattttttaatagtCTTCTCTCATTAATGCCCTTTTGTACATAATTTTTTACATGCTGCATTTATAGCATAcaacatatttttattcctttttcttgcttggcctatttataaatttttgccatatagttatatatttctcTAATCAAGTTTAATTTGTTACATAAAATTACCATTAAATtgatattcaatatatatatctttacttgatatttttaaagcattcattATTTTGAGCCATTTCTGTCCAAAAGCTGTTGCCTTCTTTGTATTAGTTAGCTTAGGATCAAATCCCAGGACTGAGATGTCATTGATAATGATTGCTGAACTAGAGGATGAATATTGTAATGGTCCCTCACATACATTGCCATGTTACTTTCCCTGAGGATCTCCAATTTCCAGGGTTGCCACAATATATATTTTGGGTGTGGCAAGTTCACCACAACTTCAGCATCATCATCAACGATTATAGTAATTGCTGAGGGCCATTATTGGAATATCCTTACTATTTCAGATATTGTTATTGATATTTTTCACATTAACTTCAACCATTATAGCAGTGCTAAgagtaaaatttccttttttttttttacttagagGAATGGGGCACTGAATGACTTTTGAGCTCCTAGGGACAGAGTACTTCTAAATTGAAAAGTATGCATCGAGGTAAATCTATTTGCCCACTGTCCCCAAACCACTGTGATTTAGCATGCAAAATGGTGCctattgtttcaattttcttggttttgtttatgAGTGAACTTGCATATATTTTCCATGTGTCATGTTcatctgagtcttagtttccttgtctTCAAATGAATACCCTGGACTATATCAGAGGATCTTATGGCTGCAAAATATTATAGGTGTGTGCCtaggtatatttttttctgagctgacatttcatattttcatcaGAATAGTAATGAGACATCTGATGTTAAGATTTTCTCTATATTCTTCCATATCACACTGTGATACTTGAGATAATTATTTTATGGAATGTAGTATGATGCCAGGTTCTCCTTAACAATTCTCCTTTAGACTGCATGCAGAGAAGAAAAGTACTGTATTCCTGAGCGCCGCCAGACATCACCAACACTCTGTGAGCACCACTTCCAATGAACAGCCCATACAAGCAGAGTGCTACTAGGAAATCGGGCAATAGTATGAAGAATTGGAGGTAGAAGCTATTACCTTCTGCAGACCATCCACTTCATTTGGCAGCAGCAACATCATGCTTAGATCTTTGCCTTTGTATGGTATTTCCAGGATCTTGGCTTGCATGTCCTCCAGGTCAGTGAAATTAAAGAAACTCTTTTGTTTCATCATCTGCACGGATTTGCTGGTATCCTGCAGTAATTAATGTGGCAAAGAAATGCCAAGTGAGGCATAATTCAAACAAAGATAATACTGTTAAGATACCAAACACATCCTTTTTCTAAGAGATGATCTGGGAAATTTGTGAATTAGAGGAAGAGTTTCTTCAAGTATTAGCAACCAAATAAagtcaaaaaaatgaaagaagaaaatacagccATGTAAATTTTATTACAACCTGCAGTTGTACATTCTATCAGATATGAGTTTACATTTAACATTCCATAAGTAACTAACTACATTGTCatcataaaaaaattttagacaatACCTTGTTCAGCCAAAATTTTTCCTCCACAGTTCTTCTTTTGTCGAATTTCTCGTCCCACTGCCCTTTGAAATAGACTGCATTCACCAGAACCAGAATGGCGGACTCAAGAGAGTGAGGGGGAAACACATCCTTGATTTTtcctgcaataaaaagaaaaacaaaagtccatCATAGAAGTTCAAGTGGTTTGTCTAAAAGATGCTTTCAAAGTTACAACTGATCATTAATTATTCACACAAGTCACCACTTTAGGGACTACTTGACTAATAGTTCACGAGGTAGCACTTTCCTCATGGCACCAGCCTGATGGAGTTACCCCTGATGGGGATGACTCTTCTTTTCACTGGAAAGGTGTTCAGAGTCTCTGTCTGTGGGGAACTTCAGTCCTCTCACACCAAATATTGATAAATGGATTTCAGCTACTCTTTCAACAAATCCATTCCCTTCACACTCTCTCCCTCAGTTCTTCCATACCTCCAGTCATCACTCCTCCCTCCcttacttcttttctgtttttttaaactttgagcTCACTTGTCAGAGGAAGTAGGCCTTGGTTATTCTTTAGGACAAGTGGCACGGGCTCTATTATCTGAAGCATTTGCCCTGTGCCATCAGA
This genomic stretch from Equus przewalskii isolate Varuska chromosome 7, EquPr2, whole genome shotgun sequence harbors:
- the LOC103542278 gene encoding serpin B3-like — translated: MNSLSEANTHFALDLFQQFKKSEKDNIFYSPLSITSALAMMYLGAQGNTALQMGKVLHFNEVADNARERPTTAHAEKLGNVHHQFQKLLTGLKKSTDAYELSIANRLYGEKKFQFRQEYMENVKKFYLASVESADFKNAAEENRKKINSWVESQTNGKIKDVFPPHSLESAILVLVNAVYFKGQWDEKFDKRRTVEEKFWLNKDTSKSVQMMKQKSFFNFTDLEDMQAKILEIPYKGKDLSMMLLLPNEVDGLQKLEGKLTAEKLIEWTSSQNMREKEVDLYLPRFKVEESYNLEEVLMSMGMVDAFSTREANFLGIAESKGLVLTKVVHKSFVEVNEEGTEAAAATGGVVGITSLPIYESFHCDHPFLFFIKHNKTNSILFLGRISSP